GAGAGATCGGCATCTTGAAGGCGCTCGGCTGGGAGACCTCCGACGTCCTGCTGGTGAAGCTCTGGGAGGGGGCGGTGGTCTCGCTGCTGGCCTTCGCTGCCGGGGTGCTGGGCGCCTACGCCCACGTCTTCCTGGGCTCGGCCTCGCTCTTCGCCCCGGTGCTGAAGGGCTGGTCCACCCTCTCGCCCGAGTTCCGCCTCACCCCGGACGTGAGCGCCCTGCAGGTGGCCACCCTCTTCTTCCTGACGGTGGTGCCCTACACCGTGGCCACCGTGGCGCCGGCCTGGCGCGCCGCCACCACCGACCCCGACGCGGTGATGCGCTCATGAGCCTGATCGAGCTCAAGGACGTCCGGCGCGTCTTCCACCAGGGCCGCCCCGACGAGCTGACGGCGGTGGCGGGGGTGACGCTGGCCATCGACGCCGGCGCGGTCACGGTGCTGCGCGGGCCGAGCGGCTCGGGCAAGACCAGCCTGCTGGCGCTGGTGGGTGGCATGGCCCGGCCCACCTCGGGGCGCATCCTGCTGGGCGACCGTGAGCTCACCAGCCTGCCGGAGCGCTTCCTCACCGAGATCCGCCGCCGCACCTTCGGCTTCATCTTCCAGCAGTTCCACCTGGTGCGCGGCCTGACCGCCCTCGAGAACGTCATGCTGCCGGCCACGCCGCTCGGCCTCCCCCGCGCCGAGCTGACCGGCCGGGCGCTGGCGCTGCTGGAGCGGCTCTCGGTGGGCCACCGGGCCAGGGCCCGGGCCGACTGGCTCTCAGGCGGCGAGGCGCAGCGGGTGGCCATCGCGCGCGCGCTCATCAACCAGCCAAGCGTCATCGTGGCCGACGAGCCCACCGCCCACCTCGACAGCAAGCTCTCCGCCGAGTTCCTGGAGATCGTGGCCGGCCTGAAGCGGGACGGGAAGACGGTGGTCATCGCCAGCCACGACCCGCTGGTCTTCGACGCCGGCGTGGTGGACCGCACCGTCTCCATGCGCGACGGGCGGGTCGAGGACGACGGCCGGTGATC
This genomic interval from Anaeromyxobacter sp. contains the following:
- a CDS encoding ABC transporter ATP-binding protein encodes the protein MIELKDVRRVFHQGRPDELTAVAGVTLAIDAGAVTVLRGPSGSGKTSLLALVGGMARPTSGRILLGDRELTSLPERFLTEIRRRTFGFIFQQFHLVRGLTALENVMLPATPLGLPRAELTGRALALLERLSVGHRARARADWLSGGEAQRVAIARALINQPSVIVADEPTAHLDSKLSAEFLEIVAGLKRDGKTVVIASHDPLVFDAGVVDRTVSMRDGRVEDDGR